A single window of Nicotiana sylvestris chromosome 5, ASM39365v2, whole genome shotgun sequence DNA harbors:
- the LOC138868616 gene encoding uncharacterized protein — protein MTHKNSTPYRPKANGAVEAANKNIKKILRKTIQSSRQWHEQLPFALLGYRTTVHTSVGATPYLLVYGTEAVILAEVEIPSLQTIVEAEIEDSEWVKTRLEQLTLIDEKRMAAVCHGQLYQQRMARAYNKKVRPRKFKVRQLVLRRILPHHQEAKGKFAPNWKGPYIIRKILPRGALYLGDIEGNDPEAAVNADVIKRYYV, from the coding sequence ATGACGCATAAaaactccactccttatcggcccaaggccaatggcgctgttgaagcagcgaataagaacatcaagaagattttgagaaaaacaatccagagttccagacagtggcatgaacagttaccttttgccttactgggatatcgcactacagtgcACACATCGGTAGGAGCAACCCCGTATTTGCtggtttatggaaccgaggctgtgatactggcagaggtggaaattccttcgctcCAGACAATTGTTGAAGCAGAGATCGAAGATAGTGAATGGGTTAAaactcgattggaacagttgactttgattgatgagaaacggatggccgcagtttgtcacgggcagttgtaccaacaaagaatggcccgcgcCTATAACAAGAAAGTACGGCCCAGGAAATTTAAAGTAAGGCAATTGGTATTGAGGCGAATTCTTCCTcatcatcaggaagcaaaaggaaagtttgctcctaACTGGAAGGGTCCATATATCATTAGAAAAATACTGCCTAGAGGAGCATTATACTTGggtgacattgaaggaaatgatcccgaagcAGCTGTGAACGCGGATGTAAtaaaaaggtactatgtctaa
- the LOC138868617 gene encoding uncharacterized protein: MVDGGLGVDICPLSTLQRMEIGTGKIRPNNICVRAFDGIKRDTFGEIDLVLTIGPVDFEVTFQVLDMDTSYNFLLGRTWIHATGAVPSTLHQMVKFEYEDQEIMVYGEDEQSIYRDPSIPCLEAREGSEHIVYQAFKVVVADQYEERSPCPQPFLSNASIMVEKEMIKHGFKPGKGLGKALQGISEPITLPTTEKFFGIGFHPTPEDEDWADERKIEGWALPHPLPHLYQTFVKPKYSENEDGEAFTAEEIKDICGAMRQMLYETNIVQLGEGTSTTEVLYMGPDGKLQNWKVTPFPIRRESGYNNAALNNMTCLRTSRPDPYTLSNCEIMNQEPEYDEEEAFREINRELEQFENKPKPKLNDIEPVNFGTSEEIRETKISIHTDEKMRDAIIQLLFEFKDVFAWSYDDMPGLSVDLVVHKLPIYPDCPPVQ; encoded by the exons ATGGTGGATGGGGGTttgggtgttgacatttgtccacTCTCTACATTGCAGAGAATGGAAATCGGGACTGGAAAGATTCGTCCCAATAACATCTGTGTAAGAGCTTTTGATGGCATTAAGAGGGATACCTTCGGAGAGATAGATCTGGTATTAACCATAGGCCCGGTGGATTTCGAGGTGAccttccaagtgttggacatggaTACATCTTACAACTTCCTCCTAGGAAGAACTTGGATCCATGCCACGGGGGCTGTACCTTCCACCCTTCACCAAATGgtaaagttcgagtatgaagatcAGGAAATTATGGTCTACGGAGAAGACGagcagtctatttatcgggacccatctatcccatGTTTGGAGGCTAGGGAGGGAAGTGAACACATTGTTTATCAGGCTTTCAAAGTTGTAGTGGCAGATCAGTACGAAGAGAGGagcccttgcccccaacctttcctaTCTAATGCTTCGATCATGGTGGAAAAAGAGATGATCAAACATGGTTTCAAGCCGGGAAAAGGATTGGGAAAAGCTCTACAAGGAATATCAGAGCCAATAACCCTACCCACAACAGAAAAGTTTTTCGGGATAGGTTTCCACCCTACCCCAGAAGATGAAGATTGGGCAGATGAGAGGAAAATTGAAGGATGGGCCTTGCCACATCCATTGCCACATCTATATCAGACCtttgtcaagccaaaatacaGCGAGAATGAAGATGGTGAGGCCTTCACGGCCGAAGAAATCAAAGATATATGTGGAGCTATGAGGCAAATGCTTTATGAAACCAACATTGTTCAGCTAGGGGAAGGTACTAGCACCACTGAGGTGCTCTACATGGGACCAGATGGTAAACTTCAAAATTGGAAGGTTACGCCATTCCCGATCAGGCGGGAGTCCGG ttataataatgcggctttaaataatatgacatgcttgcggacttcacgcccagatccatACACGCTATCTAATTGTGAAAtcatgaaccaagaaccggaatatgatgaagaagaggcttttagggaaataaatcgagaactggaacaatttgagaataaacctaagccgaaatTGAATGATATAGAACCAGTTAATTTTGGAACTTCTGAAGAAATTCGGGAAacaaaaataagcattcacactgatGAGAAAATGCGGGATGCAATAATTCAACTTCTGTTTGagtttaaagacgtgtttgcttggtcatacgatgatatgccaggattaagtgtcgatctagtggtgcataaattgccaatttaccctgattgtcctccggttcagtAG
- the LOC138868618 gene encoding uncharacterized protein, translating to MAHLDVLARDFVRQFQYNIDIAPDRNSLTNLRKKPSESLREYAIKWREQASRVNPQMDEVEMVTVFLQAQEPDYFQNMMSDIGKPFAEAIKIWEMVENGLKTGRILSQSAIRATSQAIQGGSGGMSKGKRKEETVMAASGGRRYQDHRPVFSERIPQHYYPHNDMAYAPSPYAVMNSQPFGRPQPQANRNSPPFQRNQPPYQNQYNPRPLQNNFRPREPSRSPNFTPIGEPYSTMFPKLVQMDLLQPIPQNRQNPESPAYQRGVHCAYHSGAEGHSTDNCWTLNKAVENLIEQGKIVLRDEEAPNVTNNPLPTHNNGSVIGMICEDKEFDPTLKAIIAIADAERKPKATPKQEKGGKKTKTVKIELEKKVETKAEMAPPKNMVLYILRGRQEKPLIVGIPKKFEVKKGIPTYVPKGAYVVRGTIKPPQLNELVVIGRVPQKPITDPPAVPWNYQQTFVTYKGKEITGELPGNTVARKYSDVQEVNNATQKRFPSKKPVSAEEAEAFFQKINMPDYEVVDQLRKYPEQVSMLSLLKRSAEHQKTLVKTLNEAYVPAETSVEQLERMAERFFVVSQISFSKNDLPPEGSAHNKALHLTVKCEGFYVK from the coding sequence atggcacatTTGGACGTTCTTGCCAGAGATTTTGTTCGACAATTTCAGTACAACATAGACATTGCACCGGATAGGAATTCTTTGACAAATCTAAGGAAAAAGCCCTCAGAAAGCTTAAGAGAATATGCCATTAAGTGGCGCGAACAAGCATCAAGAGTGAATCCTCAAATGGATGAGGTAGAGATGGTCACTGTCTTCTTGCAAGCCCAAGAGCCTGATtacttccagaatatgatgtcggACAtaggaaagcctttcgcagaggCAATTAAAATCTGGGAAATGgtagaaaatggtttaaaaacggGTAGAATCTTGAGCCAGTCGGCCATAAGAGCgacctcccaagccatccaaggcgggtctggaggaatgtccaaagggaaaaggaaagaagaaacgGTCATGGCAGCGTCAGGAGGAAGGAGATACCAGGATCATAGACCGGTGTTCTCCGAAAGAATACCTCAACACTATTATCCTCACAATGATATGGCCTACGCTCCCTCACCTTATGCGGTCATGAATTCTCAACCTTTTGGCCGACCGCAACCACAAGCCAACCGAAATTCACCTCCATTCCAAAGAAACCAACCTCCTTACCAGAACCAATATAATCCCCGACCACTACAAAATAACTTTCGCCCCCGGGAACCATCCAGGAGTCCCAACTttacaccaatcggtgaaccctactccaccatgttccctaagcttgtccagatgGATCTGCTGCAGCCTATTCCCCAAAACAGGCAGAATCCGGAATCTCCAGCTTACCAACGAGGTGTCCACTGTGCTTATCATTCAGGAGCTGAGGGGCATAGTACTGATAACTGCTGGACCTTGAATAAAGCAGTggaaaatttgattgaacaaggaaaaatagtgtTGAGGGACGAAGAAGCCCcgaatgtgaccaataatccatTGCCCACACATAACAATGGGTCGGTAATCGGGATGAtctgtgaagacaaagagttcgatcccaccttgaaagccataattgctattgctgatGCAGAAAGAAAGCCTAAAGCAACCCCGAAGCAGGAGAAAGGGGGAAAGAAGACTAAAACTGTCAAGATTGAACTCGAAAAGAAGGTTGAAACAAAAGCAGAGATGGCACCTCCGAAAAATATGGTTCTCTATATTCTGCGAGGTCGCCAAGAAAAGCCATTAATCGTGGGTATTCCAAAGAAATTTGAAGTGAAAAAGGGAATACCAACGTATGTGCCAAAAGgagcctatgtggtccgggggacgattaaaCCGCCTCAGCTGAATGAGctagtggttatcggacgcgtgccacagaagCCAATAACGGACCCGCCTGCGGTGCCATGGAATTATCAACAGACATTCGTTACatacaaaggtaaagaaatcacgggagaacttccgggAAATACCGTCGCTAGGAAATATTCAGATGTACAAGAAGTGAACAATGCCACACAAAAGCGCTTTCCATCCAAGAAGCCTGTAAGTGCTGAGGAGGCAGAGGCTTTCTTCCAGAAAATAAATATGCCTGATTATGAAGTGGTGGATCAGTTACGCAAGTACCCTGAACAAGTGTCTATGCTATCTTTGTTAAAGAGATCTGCCGAGCATCAAAAGACCCTAGTGAAAACTCTGAATGAGGCGTATGTGCCTGCTGAGACTTCAGTTGAACAGCTTGAAAGAATGGCAGAAAGGTTCTTTGTTGTTAGTCAAATTTCCTTTAGTAAGAACGATTTGCCTCCAGAAGGATCGGCTCACAACAAAGCTTTACATCTGACTGTCAAGTGTGAAGGTTTTTATGTCAAGTGA